Proteins from one Bacillus alveayuensis genomic window:
- a CDS encoding hypothetical protein (product_source=Hypo-rule applied): protein MHDKSIPYEPRSLRTHQKGFESIIYFIMGKGEQLHDT, encoded by the coding sequence ATGCATGACAAATCCATACCGTATGAGCCTCGTTCTTTACGGACTCATCAAAAAGGTTTTGAATCTATAATATATTTTATTATGGGGAAAGGAGAACAACTTCATGACACCTGA
- a CDS encoding proteasome lid subunit RPN8/RPN11 (product_source=COG1310; cath_funfam=3.40.140.10; cog=COG1310; pfam=PF14464; smart=SM00232; superfamily=102712) encodes MIAHCKKELPYEACGLLSGKNGVAETIWKMKNVERSPVSFAMDTTQLQQTLKQIQQNKEALTGIYHSHPTGIAYPSSRDIEYAHYPEAAYIIISLANQKPVVKGFRIINRKVIPLMIQLLHD; translated from the coding sequence ATGATCGCACATTGTAAAAAAGAATTGCCTTATGAAGCTTGCGGGTTATTATCCGGAAAAAACGGAGTAGCCGAAACGATATGGAAAATGAAAAATGTGGAGAGAAGCCCTGTTTCTTTTGCCATGGATACAACACAATTGCAACAGACGCTTAAGCAAATACAACAAAATAAAGAAGCTTTAACTGGCATCTATCACTCTCATCCAACTGGTATTGCGTATCCTTCTTCTAGAGATATTGAATATGCCCATTACCCTGAAGCTGCTTATATCATCATCTCCCTTGCTAACCAAAAGCCTGTCGTAAAGGGGTTTCGAATCATCAATCGGAAAGTAATTCCTCTTATGATCCAGCTTTTACATGATTGA
- a CDS encoding hypothetical protein (product_source=Hypo-rule applied; cath_funfam=2.60.40.60; pfam=PF13799; superfamily=49899): MAQQIMKLLVTASTTTNVVPTSEKFFYVTAAQTDAGSTLTITVDNFFDDSGATPTALPALNTDNSYFNVYINGVLQQQDLSTYTPGGTGVGQLVVSVPVGSDPILQNTPVVLEVVNYAPTSSTTITT, encoded by the coding sequence ATGGCCCAGCAAATAATGAAGCTTCTCGTAACGGCATCCACGACAACAAATGTCGTTCCAACGTCAGAAAAATTTTTCTATGTAACTGCTGCTCAAACTGATGCAGGTAGTACTCTAACGATTACGGTAGATAACTTTTTCGATGATAGCGGTGCAACGCCTACTGCACTTCCTGCCTTAAATACTGACAATAGTTATTTCAATGTATACATTAATGGTGTTTTGCAGCAGCAAGATCTTTCAACATACACTCCAGGAGGTACTGGTGTTGGACAGCTCGTTGTTAGTGTACCTGTAGGTAGTGATCCAATATTACAAAACACACCTGTCGTATTAGAAGTGGTCAACTATGCGCCAACTTCCAGCACGACGATCACAACATAA
- a CDS encoding hypothetical protein (product_source=Hypo-rule applied) produces MDLTIKYGDKTIGKIPYHSLAIFHFICNQIGIKAEFDLAKREMSLYSSLHDKIIYLEYEKKYDEGINRQIVSNIQHFLSDCGANIKIHDQFTFIENKDFSIQLAIGKNNMLNETDRLMIIHNLQGMNQDVMYKLDRELQQFQIEHVFKKQLNSHLFPNLKVLGRIPDQSEQRINEFSEKLALSLTSTILHFYLKRHPLSSLLYLPVEWFNLQSFLSNSSTKEKQTTERANLIKTTEDDEIRKPVSNHRTVPRKKSAELFFDYTVYPFDKEERLLVLGDLHIKNTGDAPLFNPVICLKVDPIDCIKFRGQIIPPDMVEGLGVQGDREVKGWKYLDEDWFEKAQEQGEIWIAPINRMMIPPNHIQSLNNFQFTIKQPENKKQAVIDGFVYFKNEQLKIRSNNRMTFTFKTK; encoded by the coding sequence ATGGATTTGACAATCAAATATGGAGATAAAACAATTGGGAAAATCCCGTATCATTCTCTTGCCATCTTTCATTTCATTTGTAATCAAATTGGTATAAAAGCAGAGTTTGATTTAGCAAAGCGGGAAATGAGTTTGTATTCTTCCTTACATGATAAAATCATTTATTTAGAATATGAAAAAAAATATGATGAAGGGATTAATCGGCAAATAGTATCCAACATTCAACATTTTTTATCAGATTGTGGCGCAAACATTAAAATACATGATCAATTTACTTTTATTGAAAATAAAGATTTTTCCATCCAGCTCGCAATTGGAAAAAACAACATGTTGAATGAAACGGATCGATTGATGATTATTCATAATCTTCAAGGGATGAATCAAGATGTAATGTATAAGCTGGATCGAGAATTGCAGCAATTTCAAATCGAGCATGTCTTTAAAAAACAATTAAATTCCCATCTCTTTCCGAACTTAAAAGTATTAGGCAGAATTCCTGACCAATCAGAGCAGCGGATCAATGAGTTTAGCGAAAAATTGGCGTTAAGTCTTACTTCTACCATTTTACATTTTTACTTGAAGCGCCATCCTCTTTCCTCGTTGTTATATTTGCCAGTTGAATGGTTCAATCTTCAATCTTTTTTATCCAATTCCTCGACAAAAGAAAAACAAACAACAGAACGTGCCAACTTGATTAAGACTACTGAAGATGATGAAATTAGAAAACCTGTAAGCAATCATCGAACTGTACCAAGGAAAAAATCAGCTGAATTGTTTTTTGATTATACCGTCTATCCTTTTGACAAAGAAGAGCGTTTATTAGTTTTAGGAGATCTACATATTAAAAATACGGGAGATGCTCCCTTATTTAATCCGGTCATCTGTTTAAAAGTTGATCCGATCGACTGTATAAAATTTCGCGGACAAATTATTCCACCAGATATGGTTGAAGGATTAGGAGTTCAAGGTGATCGGGAAGTAAAAGGCTGGAAGTATTTAGATGAGGATTGGTTTGAAAAGGCACAAGAACAGGGGGAAATTTGGATTGCGCCCATCAACCGAATGATGATTCCACCTAATCATATACAATCACTAAACAATTTTCAATTCACTATTAAACAACCTGAAAACAAGAAACAAGCAGTGATCGATGGATTTGTCTACTTTAAGAATGAACAATTGAAAATTCGCTCTAATAATCGAATGACATTTACATTTAAAACGAAATAG
- a CDS encoding glycosyltransferase involved in cell wall biosynthesis (product_source=COG0438; cath_funfam=3.40.50.2000; cog=COG0438; pfam=PF00534; superfamily=53756), translating into MNVLFTFTVPSGGVETLNRQRNEALSRKGINCHFLYRQKGSGLQNNINAPIFISNDDSEIKSIIMNGNYIAIIVGYDLLLMKKIREFGYKGIVIYDNQGIGKRKEYIDIYIKKHARSFINNYCDAILCPNTPHLVQAFKKYFPHKKLFYFHNCINSETFKYQKHPKKESPIIGWVGRLEENKNWRDFLEIGSLLIQENPSIQLWMFEDDSLSYPSQRNAFEQKVHELKIIEHLTVYQNEPHHKMADYYSIIGDSGGFLCSTSKVEGFGYAVLEAMLCRCPVLATDSDGVKSFITHNETGKFFEFGNIEQAVQEAKQLMKDRSLREKIIEAGVQHIQENFSLEQYAIHFTNMIENLQ; encoded by the coding sequence ATGAATGTCTTATTCACGTTTACCGTTCCAAGCGGCGGAGTTGAAACGTTAAATAGACAGCGAAATGAGGCATTAAGCAGAAAAGGGATTAACTGCCATTTTTTGTATCGACAAAAAGGATCTGGTCTCCAAAACAACATCAATGCCCCTATCTTTATTTCAAATGACGATTCCGAAATCAAATCAATTATTATGAATGGAAATTATATAGCAATCATCGTCGGCTATGATTTGTTATTAATGAAAAAAATTCGTGAATTCGGGTATAAAGGAATTGTTATATATGATAATCAAGGAATTGGAAAAAGAAAGGAATATATAGATATTTATATAAAAAAACATGCTCGTTCCTTCATCAACAATTATTGTGATGCCATATTATGTCCGAACACGCCTCATCTCGTTCAAGCATTTAAAAAATATTTTCCACATAAAAAGCTTTTTTATTTTCATAACTGTATCAATTCGGAAACATTTAAATATCAAAAACATCCAAAAAAAGAATCACCGATTATTGGCTGGGTAGGAAGACTTGAAGAAAATAAAAATTGGAGAGATTTTCTCGAAATTGGAAGTCTTTTAATTCAAGAAAATCCTTCCATCCAGCTTTGGATGTTTGAAGATGATTCCTTATCCTATCCCTCACAAAGAAATGCGTTTGAACAAAAGGTTCACGAGCTGAAAATCATAGAACACTTGACGGTATATCAGAACGAGCCGCATCACAAAATGGCTGATTACTATTCGATCATTGGGGATTCAGGGGGATTTTTATGCTCCACTTCAAAAGTAGAAGGATTCGGTTATGCTGTGCTTGAAGCGATGCTTTGCCGATGCCCTGTCCTTGCTACCGATTCTGATGGAGTTAAAAGCTTTATAACACATAATGAGACAGGTAAATTTTTTGAATTTGGAAATATAGAACAAGCTGTACAAGAAGCCAAACAATTAATGAAGGATCGATCTTTACGGGAAAAGATCATTGAGGCTGGGGTTCAGCATATTCAAGAAAATTTTTCTCTTGAACAATACGCTATTCATTTTACGAACATGATCGAAAACCTGCAATAA
- a CDS encoding dTDP-4-amino-4,6-dideoxygalactose transaminase (product_source=COG0399; cath_funfam=3.40.640.10,3.90.1150.10; cog=COG0399; ko=KO:K00837; pfam=PF01041; superfamily=53383) codes for MNERRRKQKIPMVHLKKEMDLLRDPIYKAVQEVLESGSYILGNKGKELESKVSRYVEAAYGAGVASGTDALVLSLEALGIGEGDEVITTPFTFFATAEAIVRVGAKPVFVDINPNTYHIQPSNIYNALNAKTKAIIVVHLFGHAANMDEIMQIAKEYGLRVIEDACQAIGTEYKGKRVGAIGDVGCFSFYPSKNLGGVGDGGMVVTNSQDVYEKICELRNHGSEKNNKYKHSTIGYNSRLDELQAAILLEKLKYLDDFLIKRREIARRYTEELNQFVKTPSIYLNRTHTFHQYCIELDNRDELASYLIRQNIATAIYYPIPLHLQQAFLNLNYKKGDFPIAEKISNKILALPIYPLMDQMEQDKVIKAIKEFFQTI; via the coding sequence GTGAACGAGAGAAGACGAAAACAAAAGATCCCAATGGTTCATTTGAAAAAAGAAATGGATCTTTTAAGAGATCCTATTTATAAAGCAGTTCAAGAAGTATTAGAAAGCGGTTCATATATTTTAGGAAATAAAGGGAAAGAGCTTGAATCAAAGGTATCACGCTATGTAGAGGCTGCTTATGGTGCAGGAGTTGCGAGCGGAACGGATGCTCTTGTTTTATCACTTGAAGCACTAGGAATAGGAGAAGGGGATGAAGTCATTACAACTCCATTTACGTTTTTTGCGACAGCGGAGGCCATTGTTCGGGTCGGAGCCAAACCTGTTTTTGTCGATATTAACCCAAACACGTATCATATTCAGCCATCGAACATTTACAATGCTTTAAACGCAAAAACAAAAGCAATCATCGTCGTTCATTTATTTGGTCATGCTGCAAATATGGATGAGATCATGCAAATTGCGAAAGAATATGGATTACGAGTCATTGAAGATGCCTGTCAAGCAATCGGAACAGAATATAAAGGGAAAAGAGTAGGGGCAATAGGAGATGTAGGTTGTTTTTCTTTTTATCCTTCGAAAAATTTAGGGGGGGTCGGAGATGGGGGAATGGTCGTAACCAATTCACAAGATGTTTATGAAAAAATTTGTGAATTACGAAATCATGGAAGTGAAAAAAACAATAAATATAAGCACTCGACAATTGGGTACAATAGCCGGCTAGATGAATTGCAAGCAGCCATTTTACTCGAAAAATTAAAGTATTTAGATGATTTCTTAATCAAAAGGAGAGAAATTGCGAGAAGGTATACGGAAGAATTAAACCAATTCGTTAAGACGCCATCTATATATTTAAATCGAACACATACCTTTCATCAATATTGCATAGAATTAGACAATCGCGATGAATTAGCCTCTTATTTAATCCGTCAAAACATTGCAACAGCAATTTATTACCCGATTCCTCTCCACCTTCAACAAGCTTTTTTAAATTTAAACTATAAAAAAGGGGATTTTCCAATAGCTGAGAAAATTTCAAACAAGATTTTAGCACTTCCCATATACCCATTGATGGATCAAATGGAACAGGATAAAGTAATAAAGGCGATAAAAGAGTTTTTTCAAACGATTTAA
- a CDS encoding chromosome segregation ATPase (product_source=COG1196; cath_funfam=1.10.287.950; cog=COG1196; superfamily=47220,57953,57997), protein MVIQKIPQEKRKLILLNLEQYEHQLNGFQDSLKQVMIHLKDYEAFEHSLKQSLQKQVIIMDHKQNQKPIPDIDKNQSLKKQLKQKADRIKAFEKNEQQLKKQIKQLKHTIASLQASLNQKKSELFHHHFEEKKQTQIIQEQKKKIQTIQQQADQMRKELELKNLVIKSHCHFIQFWIGDFMKNTPFFAMNEKSKKWLAAIEEMIQTLTQHINMLELSLADLQKGIQAQEHQLYKRKLINMLWPIWNQDKADEQNEKLLQLNNTVEKIQADLLEYKNMLFEMENAFSNYQKKEEILREKMEQFVQYFQDFENNKEHEFQEKLEKLNTSFNEKEQEYRKKELEYQNEIEQINDELQELKKREEQYKKIIQQLNSSLREATLKLNQSYQEENQIKAPSHERNHTTVINPFKYSRKK, encoded by the coding sequence ATGGTGATACAAAAGATCCCTCAAGAGAAAAGAAAATTGATTTTGTTAAACCTTGAACAGTATGAACATCAATTAAATGGATTCCAAGACTCGTTAAAACAAGTAATGATCCATTTGAAGGATTATGAGGCATTTGAGCATTCACTCAAACAATCCTTACAGAAGCAAGTTATTATAATGGATCATAAACAAAATCAAAAGCCGATTCCGGACATTGACAAAAATCAGTCACTAAAAAAACAATTAAAGCAAAAAGCGGACCGTATTAAAGCTTTTGAAAAAAATGAACAGCAATTAAAGAAACAAATTAAACAATTGAAACATACGATCGCTTCTTTGCAAGCATCTTTAAATCAAAAAAAGTCAGAGCTTTTTCACCATCATTTTGAGGAAAAAAAGCAAACTCAAATCATTCAAGAACAAAAGAAAAAAATTCAAACGATACAACAGCAGGCTGATCAAATGCGAAAAGAGCTGGAATTAAAAAATCTCGTCATAAAAAGCCATTGCCATTTCATACAGTTTTGGATCGGCGATTTTATGAAAAATACACCATTCTTTGCAATGAACGAAAAATCTAAAAAATGGTTAGCCGCAATAGAGGAGATGATTCAAACACTCACTCAACATATAAACATGTTGGAGCTATCCTTAGCTGATTTACAAAAAGGGATCCAAGCACAAGAACATCAATTATACAAAAGGAAGTTGATAAACATGTTATGGCCTATTTGGAATCAAGATAAAGCAGATGAGCAAAATGAAAAATTACTGCAATTAAATAACACGGTCGAAAAAATACAAGCTGATTTACTAGAGTATAAAAATATGCTCTTCGAAATGGAAAACGCCTTTTCCAACTACCAAAAAAAAGAAGAAATACTGAGAGAAAAAATGGAGCAATTTGTTCAATATTTTCAGGACTTCGAAAATAATAAAGAGCACGAGTTTCAAGAAAAACTTGAAAAATTAAATACTTCTTTTAACGAAAAGGAACAAGAGTATCGGAAAAAAGAACTTGAATATCAAAATGAGATTGAACAAATCAATGATGAATTACAAGAGCTAAAAAAAAGGGAAGAACAATACAAAAAAATCATCCAACAGCTTAACAGCTCTTTAAGAGAGGCAACGCTAAAATTAAACCAATCATACCAAGAAGAAAACCAAATCAAAGCTCCATCACACGAAAGAAATCATACAACCGTTATCAATCCATTTAAATATAGTAGAAAGAAATGA
- a CDS encoding hypothetical protein (product_source=Hypo-rule applied) has product MTPEMLRQIYLQLKNQPKKQITKQTLSLHRKKTHSLQPKKTCPCGKPLKRVN; this is encoded by the coding sequence ATGACACCTGAGATGCTCCGCCAAATTTATTTACAGCTAAAAAATCAGCCAAAAAAGCAAATAACGAAACAAACGCTCTCTCTTCACCGCAAAAAAACACATTCACTACAACCTAAAAAAACGTGTCCATGCGGCAAACCGTTAAAAAGGGTAAATTGA
- a CDS encoding hypothetical protein (product_source=Hypo-rule applied; pfam=PF13799), which translates to MYSKLTNRKFNHLRKRYNQYTECLPLNGPKGCPDIFPRKETPVSPKVLQADTLQFVTISDGVKRIYTNQDGLKGYGNTNILDPNTVSYVNLFINAMLQPSTLYHVLEGVLILTSQDIPKKGVPIILQFIKIYDS; encoded by the coding sequence ATGTATAGCAAATTGACGAATCGAAAATTTAACCATTTGCGAAAAAGGTATAACCAATATACTGAGTGTCTCCCATTAAATGGACCAAAGGGTTGCCCTGATATTTTTCCGAGGAAGGAAACTCCCGTATCACCGAAAGTATTACAGGCTGATACTTTACAGTTTGTGACGATTTCTGATGGTGTTAAAAGAATTTATACAAATCAAGACGGCTTAAAGGGATATGGGAATACCAATATATTGGACCCGAATACCGTATCTTATGTCAATTTATTTATCAATGCGATGCTGCAGCCATCAACTCTTTACCATGTTCTAGAAGGTGTTCTGATTTTAACGTCGCAGGATATCCCTAAAAAAGGTGTCCCCATTATTCTACAATTCATTAAAATTTATGATTCATAA
- a CDS encoding chromosome segregation ATPase (product_source=COG1196; cath_funfam=1.10.1450.10,1.20.5.340; cog=COG1196; smart=SM00555; superfamily=57959,58050,69036): protein MEINISTVSKKIQKLSKMQLQQLIIHLNSELSKCKEKVREYQEDYHYSQLESLKIENRKLIEEKKQLKIALDEQKTIEKQLEELQAERKQWTLEKEQWMNDIHEYQKKISDQSQKIGQLIKDRDHYEKLYEMTITKFEQLQDDYNANMKLVEEASVFKAQHYHLKAEIKQALETVSKLENENKHLQEMNDQYVQKIKSLTKLTETMEKNVDKLTSENNTISATKNVDLEDRQKEQIWPNQMEELTYFVKEYTGKLSSSISFIQQLEEQIQSLKFEIDSLKKELSN from the coding sequence ATGGAAATAAACATTTCAACTGTATCCAAAAAGATTCAGAAGCTAAGCAAAATGCAGCTTCAGCAATTAATTATCCATCTTAACTCCGAATTATCAAAATGTAAGGAAAAGGTAAGGGAATATCAAGAGGATTATCATTATAGTCAGCTAGAATCCTTAAAAATTGAAAATCGGAAGCTAATAGAGGAGAAAAAGCAGCTAAAAATTGCCTTGGATGAGCAAAAAACAATTGAAAAGCAATTGGAGGAGCTTCAAGCTGAAAGAAAGCAATGGACCTTAGAAAAAGAGCAATGGATGAACGATATTCATGAATATCAAAAGAAAATATCGGATCAATCACAAAAAATAGGACAGTTAATAAAAGATCGAGATCATTATGAAAAGCTTTATGAAATGACGATAACAAAATTTGAACAGCTTCAAGATGATTATAATGCAAATATGAAACTAGTTGAAGAAGCTTCCGTATTTAAAGCTCAACATTATCATTTAAAAGCGGAGATCAAGCAAGCTTTAGAAACAGTATCCAAATTGGAAAATGAAAACAAGCATTTGCAAGAAATGAATGATCAATATGTGCAAAAAATAAAGTCGCTGACAAAATTAACTGAAACGATGGAAAAGAACGTGGATAAATTAACAAGCGAAAATAATACCATTTCTGCAACAAAGAACGTGGATTTGGAGGATAGACAAAAAGAGCAGATTTGGCCTAATCAAATGGAGGAATTAACTTATTTTGTCAAAGAATATACCGGAAAGCTATCTTCAAGTATTTCCTTTATTCAGCAGCTAGAGGAACAAATACAAAGTTTAAAGTTTGAGATCGATAGCCTAAAGAAAGAGCTATCGAATTAA
- a CDS encoding hypothetical protein (product_source=Hypo-rule applied; superfamily=160713,47752,47836) gives MKGFKPIKGSQVLPPLNPNNLMEECIRVQKVYDWVVDTNRDTNKVPLPGDPNDPDSCAGRVLAALNAGDDIRIECIAPDVPGPFPIIPKPQPNQVPSASCEVVEVENGEPGEAGRVRIIWTVILVVQVFNDTTSDLLCEFEVPVQFDDDYAVCIPAPLDESNVLCRITRVICKPTNRVLLGNMIELSVTVCKEIQVEAEVKLEVLAKFCQPRPNDIPIPTPPEEECPTFEFPPQCPDIFPRQNCDCQAAAESLVQNQTINFNGETEVGDVSLIAQICNNCTLAQSSWLFTFTDTNGYLYNDQSFTATPLTFNVACDDSGAPDSLTMTVTGIATMTFTSTGQTQNVNYTLTLNEMPGLNDQYQLILSDSLGNTIFNSNTVVVPDGDLLVRDCETFNEL, from the coding sequence GTGAAAGGCTTTAAACCGATTAAAGGTTCACAAGTTCTTCCACCATTAAACCCAAACAATTTAATGGAAGAGTGTATTCGCGTTCAAAAAGTCTATGACTGGGTTGTCGATACGAACCGCGATACAAACAAAGTCCCACTGCCAGGTGATCCAAATGATCCAGATAGCTGCGCAGGAAGAGTTCTAGCAGCATTAAATGCAGGTGATGATATTCGAATTGAATGTATTGCTCCTGATGTTCCAGGTCCTTTCCCAATCATCCCAAAACCACAGCCAAATCAAGTCCCATCTGCTAGCTGTGAGGTCGTTGAAGTGGAAAACGGGGAACCAGGCGAAGCTGGAAGAGTGCGAATTATCTGGACTGTCATTTTAGTTGTTCAAGTATTTAATGATACTACTAGTGATCTTCTTTGTGAATTTGAAGTTCCTGTTCAGTTCGACGATGACTATGCCGTTTGTATTCCAGCACCTTTAGATGAAAGCAATGTTCTATGCCGCATTACACGAGTCATTTGCAAACCGACAAACAGAGTTTTACTAGGTAATATGATTGAATTAAGTGTTACAGTATGTAAAGAAATTCAAGTCGAAGCAGAAGTGAAATTAGAAGTGCTAGCGAAATTCTGCCAGCCGCGTCCAAACGATATTCCGATCCCTACACCTCCTGAGGAAGAATGTCCAACATTTGAATTCCCGCCGCAATGTCCGGATATCTTCCCTCGTCAAAATTGCGACTGTCAAGCAGCTGCGGAATCGTTAGTCCAAAACCAAACAATCAACTTCAATGGCGAAACTGAAGTTGGAGATGTCAGCTTAATCGCACAAATTTGCAACAATTGTACACTTGCGCAAAGCTCATGGCTCTTTACTTTCACAGATACAAATGGATATCTCTACAACGACCAAAGCTTTACAGCAACTCCATTAACCTTTAATGTAGCATGTGACGATAGCGGGGCACCTGATTCGTTAACCATGACGGTAACGGGTATTGCTACGATGACATTCACATCAACAGGCCAAACACAAAATGTTAATTATACGCTAACGTTAAATGAAATGCCTGGTTTAAATGATCAATATCAGTTAATCTTATCTGATTCACTTGGCAATACAATCTTTAACAGCAATACGGTTGTTGTTCCAGATGGAGACCTTCTCGTTCGTGACTGCGAAACATTTAACGAACTTTAA
- a CDS encoding cystathionine gamma-synthase (product_source=KO:K01739; cath_funfam=3.40.640.10,3.90.1150.10; cog=COG0626; ko=KO:K01739; pfam=PF01053; superfamily=53383) encodes MFKKDIETILAQLGNRSETKTGTVSTPIYLSTAYRHTGIGESTGYDYSRTGNPTRKMVEDAIATLEGGDRGFAFSSGMAAIQTILSLFQSGDELIVSSDLYGGTYRLFEEWRKYGLSFQYDDFLSLKKTESLINAKTKAIFLETPTNPLMQETDIKPIAELAKKHNLLLIVDNTFYTPLLQRPIEEGADIVVHSATKYLGGHNDVLAGLIAAKGEELCEKIFTLQNAIGGVLSPFDSWLLLRGMKTLSLRMKKHEENAKSLAAFLKELPEVKDVLYPGKGGMLSFRIQKEEWVDPFLRNLSLICFAESLGGVESFITYPATQTHADIPEEIRIKNGVCNRLLRFSVGIENVEDLKADIKQALAIAAKEEVKHRG; translated from the coding sequence ATGTTCAAAAAAGATATTGAAACAATTTTGGCGCAGCTTGGAAATCGCAGTGAAACAAAAACTGGAACGGTTAGTACCCCTATTTATTTGTCCACTGCCTACCGTCATACAGGGATTGGTGAATCGACTGGCTATGATTATAGCCGAACTGGAAATCCGACTCGAAAAATGGTGGAGGATGCGATTGCCACACTAGAGGGAGGGGATAGAGGTTTTGCCTTTTCTTCAGGAATGGCTGCCATCCAAACGATTTTATCTCTTTTTCAAAGCGGTGATGAATTAATTGTATCTTCCGATTTATATGGTGGAACGTACCGCCTTTTTGAAGAATGGCGTAAATACGGACTTTCCTTTCAATATGATGATTTTCTTTCCCTTAAGAAAACAGAATCATTAATCAATGCTAAAACGAAAGCGATTTTCTTAGAAACGCCAACGAATCCTCTTATGCAGGAAACAGACATTAAGCCAATTGCAGAATTGGCGAAAAAACATAACCTGCTGCTCATTGTTGACAACACATTTTATACTCCTTTGCTTCAGCGTCCAATCGAAGAAGGAGCGGATATTGTCGTCCATAGTGCAACGAAATATTTAGGAGGACACAATGATGTTTTAGCAGGTTTAATTGCTGCAAAAGGGGAGGAGCTATGTGAAAAGATTTTTACGCTCCAAAATGCCATCGGTGGAGTATTGTCGCCTTTTGACTCCTGGTTATTGTTAAGAGGAATGAAAACTTTATCTCTCCGCATGAAAAAGCATGAAGAAAATGCTAAAAGCTTAGCCGCCTTTTTAAAAGAGCTTCCTGAGGTAAAAGATGTGTTATATCCAGGAAAAGGTGGAATGCTGTCATTTCGTATTCAAAAAGAGGAATGGGTCGATCCGTTTTTACGAAATTTATCCTTAATTTGTTTTGCTGAAAGCTTAGGGGGAGTTGAAAGCTTTATTACTTATCCTGCAACGCAGACACATGCGGATATCCCAGAGGAGATCCGGATAAAAAACGGGGTTTGCAACCGGCTTCTCCGCTTTTCGGTCGGAATTGAAAATGTAGAGGACTTAAAAGCAGATATTAAGCAGGCATTAGCCATTGCGGCAAAAGAGGAGGTGAAGCATCGTGGCTGA